Proteins encoded together in one Microcebus murinus isolate Inina chromosome 18, M.murinus_Inina_mat1.0, whole genome shotgun sequence window:
- the MRPL10 gene encoding large ribosomal subunit protein uL10m yields the protein MAAVVTGVLRGSLLPQAGQLPTLQTVRHGSKAVTRHWRVMHFQRQKLMAVTEYIPPKPAVNPRCLPPPPSPPQEETGLIRLLRQEIAAVFRDNRMIAVCQNVPMSAEDKLLMRHQLRKHKILMKIFPNQVLKPFLEDSKYQNLLPLFVGHNLLLVSEEPKVREMVRILRSAPFLPLLGGCIDDTILSRQGFINYSKLPKLALVQGELVGGLTLLTAQTHSLLQHQPLQLTALLDQYVKQQHEGDSVMSAIRKPDALDPVLDS from the exons ATGGCTGCGGTGGTGACTGGGGTGCTGCGAGGGAGTCTCCTGCCCCAGGCGG GCCAGCTACCCACCCTCCAGACTGTCCGCCATGGCTCCAAGGCTGTTACCCGCCACTGGCGTGTGATGCACTTTCAGCGACAGAAGCTGATGGCTGTGACTGAGTATATCCCCCCCAAACCAGCTGTTAACCCAAGATGCTTGCCACCTCCTCCTAGCCCCCCACAGGAG GAGACAGGCCTCATCCGGCTCCTTCGCCAAGAGATAGCAGCAGTTTTCCGAGACAACCGGATGATAGCCGTCTGCCAGAATGTGCCTATGAGTGCGGAGGACAAGCTGCTTATGCGGCACCAGCTGCGGAAACACAAGATCCTGATGAAGATCTTTCCCAACCAG GTTCTGAAGCCCTTCCTGGAGGATTCCAAGTACCAAAACCTGCTACCCCTTTTTGTGGGGCACAACCTGCTGCTGGTCAGTGAAGAGCCCAAGGTCAGGGAGATGGTCCGGATCTTGAGGAGTGCGCCTTTCCTGCCGCTGCTGG GTGGCTGCATCGATGACACCATCCTCAGCAGGCAGGGCTTCATCAACTACTCCAAGCTGCCCAAACTGGCCCTGGTGCAGGGGGAGCTGGTAGGAGGCCTCACCCTCCTCACAGCCCAGACCCACTCCCTGCTTCAGCACCAGCCCCTCCAGCTGACTGCTTTGTTGGACCAGTACGTCAAACAGCAACACGAGGGGGACTCTGTCATGTCAGCCATCAGGAAACCAGATGCTCTTGACCCTGTTCTGGACTCATAG